In Desulfofundulus kuznetsovii DSM 6115, the following are encoded in one genomic region:
- a CDS encoding pyrimidine-nucleoside phosphorylase has translation MRMYDIILKKRQGFELTTEEINFFVRGYTVGEIPDYQAAALLMSIFFRGLNSRETADLTLAMASSGDRVDLSGIPGCKVDKHSTGGVGDKTTLVLAPLVAAAGVPVAKMSGRGLGHTGGTVDKLESIPGFKVNLSANDFMRQVREVGVAVVAQTGNLVPADKKLYALRDVTATVDSIPLIASSVMSKKIAAGADAIVLDVKAGRGAFMRSVDEACTLARAMVAIGHQAGKKTVAVISDMDQPLGFAVGNALEVREAIATLSGQGPSDLRELCLVLGGHMLVLAGGATDVEEGMNRLAGLLERGRALDKFREMVKAQGGDPRVADEPDLLPEASYKEQVKAQEDGYVAAIHAERIGRVAMLLGAGRKTKEDTIDPAVGVVLHKKVGDRVKAGDVLATLHVNNPDNLATARQLIASAFTFNPSAPGVRKLIHGVVGLQGVVRQCLS, from the coding sequence GTGCGCATGTACGATATTATCCTGAAAAAACGCCAGGGATTCGAGCTCACCACGGAAGAAATCAACTTTTTTGTCCGCGGATATACGGTTGGGGAAATACCCGATTACCAGGCGGCGGCGTTATTAATGTCCATTTTCTTTCGAGGACTTAATTCCCGGGAAACGGCGGACCTCACCCTGGCCATGGCCAGTTCTGGAGACCGGGTCGATCTTTCCGGGATTCCCGGATGCAAGGTGGACAAACACAGTACCGGCGGGGTGGGGGACAAAACCACTTTGGTGCTGGCCCCCCTGGTAGCTGCCGCCGGGGTACCCGTGGCCAAGATGTCCGGCCGGGGGCTGGGTCATACCGGGGGGACGGTGGATAAGCTGGAATCCATTCCCGGTTTTAAAGTAAACCTTTCAGCTAATGATTTCATGCGGCAGGTCAGGGAAGTTGGCGTGGCGGTGGTAGCCCAAACGGGCAACCTGGTGCCGGCGGATAAAAAGCTTTACGCCCTGCGGGACGTGACGGCCACGGTGGACAGCATTCCCCTGATTGCTTCCAGCGTGATGAGCAAAAAAATCGCCGCCGGAGCCGATGCCATTGTCCTGGATGTAAAGGCGGGCAGGGGAGCCTTTATGCGTTCCGTGGATGAGGCCTGTACCCTTGCCCGGGCCATGGTAGCCATTGGCCACCAGGCAGGCAAAAAGACTGTGGCCGTGATAAGCGATATGGACCAGCCTCTGGGCTTTGCCGTGGGCAACGCCCTGGAGGTGCGGGAGGCTATTGCAACCCTGTCCGGGCAGGGTCCATCCGATTTGCGGGAGCTGTGTCTCGTACTGGGCGGCCACATGCTCGTCCTGGCCGGTGGGGCAACGGATGTAGAGGAAGGGATGAACCGGCTGGCTGGCTTGCTTGAACGGGGACGGGCATTGGACAAGTTCCGGGAGATGGTTAAGGCCCAGGGCGGTGATCCGCGGGTGGCAGATGAACCGGATCTGTTACCGGAGGCCTCATACAAAGAACAGGTGAAAGCGCAGGAAGATGGGTATGTGGCGGCCATCCATGCCGAAAGAATTGGCCGGGTAGCCATGCTTTTGGGGGCCGGCCGGAAGACCAAAGAAGACACCATCGACCCGGCGGTGGGAGTAGTGTTGCACAAAAAGGTAGGCGACCGGGTAAAAGCGGGGGACGTCCTGGCCACTTTGCATGTAAACAATCCGGACAATCTGGCCACAGCGCGGCAACTAATCGCCTCGGCCTTTACCTTCAATCCCAGCGCACCCGGGGTAAGAAAGCTGATCCACGGGGTGGTTGGCCTACAAGGAGTCGTGCGTCAATGTTTGAGTTAA
- a CDS encoding P-loop NTPase, translating to MIIAVASGKGGTGKTTVASSLALVAAEKGEVLFLDCDVEEPNGHIMLKPRWHKKETVRVPVPEINQEKCTLCGRCAEVCAFHALVVLPREVMLFPTMCHGCGGCWHLCPTGAISPGWREIGQVEEGSSGKIGFVQGRLNVGEAISPPLIQAVKERIRPGVLNIIDAPPGTSCPVIRAVKGAGFCLLVTEPTPFGLHDLELAYEMAIRLGVPCGVAVNRSDGDDSSIRQFCHDNSVPLLFQLPQDREVARGYARGIPAVEVRPEWKGHFLALLAFLEKGGYARCAN from the coding sequence ATGATCATTGCAGTAGCCAGCGGTAAGGGGGGTACGGGCAAAACTACTGTGGCCAGCAGCCTGGCCCTGGTGGCGGCGGAAAAAGGAGAAGTATTGTTCCTGGACTGTGATGTAGAAGAACCCAACGGTCACATCATGCTTAAACCGCGCTGGCACAAAAAAGAAACGGTGCGGGTTCCGGTACCTGAAATCAACCAGGAAAAATGTACTTTATGTGGCAGGTGTGCGGAGGTTTGTGCCTTCCATGCCCTGGTTGTCCTCCCCCGGGAGGTTATGCTTTTCCCCACTATGTGCCACGGCTGCGGGGGGTGCTGGCATCTCTGCCCGACCGGAGCCATTTCTCCCGGGTGGCGGGAAATAGGACAGGTTGAAGAAGGTTCAAGCGGTAAAATTGGTTTTGTTCAAGGGCGGTTAAATGTGGGTGAGGCCATCAGTCCTCCTCTCATCCAGGCAGTTAAGGAGCGAATCCGGCCAGGTGTATTGAACATAATCGATGCACCGCCGGGAACCTCCTGCCCGGTAATCCGGGCAGTGAAAGGTGCCGGCTTCTGCCTCCTGGTTACCGAACCCACGCCTTTTGGACTTCATGACCTGGAACTGGCATATGAGATGGCCATCAGGCTGGGGGTGCCCTGCGGAGTGGCTGTTAACCGTTCGGATGGTGATGATAGCTCCATACGCCAGTTCTGCCACGATAATAGCGTCCCCCTGCTTTTCCAGTTGCCCCAGGACCGGGAAGTGGCCAGGGGATATGCCCGGGGCATTCCTGCTGTTGAGGTGCGCCCTGAATGGAAGGGACACTTTTTAGCCTTACTGGCCTTTTTAGAAAAAGGGGGTTACGCCCGGTGCGCGAATTAG
- the xerD gene encoding site-specific tyrosine recombinase XerD gives MQDLIGTFIHYLAVEKGLARNTTTSYQLDLNQYWLFCRSRRLDPLGEGRGAVMAYLLKLKKEGRAPATVSRHLAALKSFYRFLVQEGVISTDPTANLESPRLAQRLPRVLTPEEVDRLLAQPCTSSATGLRDKAMLELLYATGLRVSELVSLDLADVNLEHGFVRCFGKGSKERIIPLGSVAAFYVSEYLTRARVKLTRGINTPALFVNQQGRRLTRQGFWKIIKKYARQGRITKVITPHTLRHSFATHLLENGADLRSVQELLGHADIATTQIYTHVTRTRLREIYDRTHPRAQLDG, from the coding sequence TTGCAGGATTTAATTGGCACCTTTATCCATTACCTGGCGGTGGAAAAGGGTCTGGCCCGGAACACCACGACTTCCTACCAGCTCGATTTAAACCAGTACTGGCTTTTTTGCCGGTCCCGGCGGTTGGATCCCCTGGGGGAGGGACGCGGTGCCGTGATGGCTTATTTGCTCAAGTTAAAAAAAGAGGGGCGGGCTCCGGCCACCGTTTCCCGGCACCTGGCGGCTTTAAAATCTTTCTACCGCTTCCTGGTTCAAGAAGGAGTAATTTCGACCGATCCGACCGCTAATTTGGAATCCCCCCGCCTGGCTCAGCGGTTGCCGAGGGTATTGACCCCCGAAGAAGTAGACAGGCTCCTGGCTCAACCCTGCACATCCTCGGCCACCGGACTGCGGGATAAGGCCATGCTGGAACTGCTTTACGCCACCGGCCTGCGGGTGAGTGAGCTGGTTTCCCTGGATCTGGCCGATGTTAATTTGGAGCACGGTTTTGTGCGTTGTTTCGGGAAAGGATCCAAAGAGCGAATTATCCCCCTGGGTTCCGTGGCCGCTTTTTATGTATCCGAATACCTCACCCGGGCCAGGGTAAAACTAACCAGAGGCATCAATACCCCTGCTCTGTTTGTCAATCAGCAGGGCCGCCGCCTCACCCGGCAGGGATTCTGGAAGATTATAAAAAAGTATGCCCGCCAGGGGCGCATTACTAAGGTCATCACCCCTCATACCCTGCGCCATTCCTTTGCCACCCACCTGCTGGAAAACGGTGCCGACCTGCGTTCTGTTCAGGAATTGCTCGGTCACGCCGATATTGCCACCACGCAAATTTACACCCATGTAACCCGTACCAGGCTGCGGGAAATTTATGACCGCACCCATCCCCGGGCGCAACTGGATGGATAA
- a CDS encoding NifB/NifX family molybdenum-iron cluster-binding protein has product MKVAVCARDNHIDARVDQRFGRCPYFIVVDLDSGDWEGLQNTGTQSSGGAGVQTAQLLVNRGVNVVLVDRIGPNAMEVLSRAGIQVYGGISGTVSQSLKAYRQGQLTLLSRANSPSHGGMGRG; this is encoded by the coding sequence ATGAAGGTGGCTGTTTGCGCCCGGGATAACCACATTGATGCCCGGGTAGACCAGCGCTTTGGCCGCTGCCCGTATTTCATCGTGGTAGACCTGGACAGCGGAGACTGGGAAGGGCTACAGAACACGGGAACACAGTCCAGTGGGGGTGCCGGCGTTCAAACGGCACAATTGCTGGTCAACCGGGGCGTCAATGTGGTACTGGTGGACCGGATTGGACCCAATGCCATGGAAGTGCTCAGCAGGGCAGGGATCCAGGTATATGGGGGAATAAGCGGTACGGTAAGCCAGAGCCTTAAGGCTTACCGCCAGGGTCAGTTGACCCTCCTGAGCCGGGCAAACTCCCCCAGCCATGGCGGTATGGGAAGGGGTTAG
- a CDS encoding iron-sulfur cluster assembly scaffold protein, with protein sequence MSFDLDRLAEELQKKIWSQFSDVVIDHANNPRNIGSIEEADGYASVTGLCGDTIQIWLKVKDGRISQITFWTDGCGTTIAAGSMVTELAKGKTLPEALQITPRDVLDALGGLPEESVHCAFLAANALHEAIKDYQKSQVRDSVQD encoded by the coding sequence ATGAGTTTTGATCTGGATAGATTGGCGGAGGAACTCCAGAAAAAAATCTGGTCACAATTCAGTGATGTAGTTATCGATCATGCCAACAATCCCAGGAACATCGGGAGCATTGAAGAAGCAGACGGGTATGCCAGTGTTACCGGCTTATGCGGCGACACGATCCAGATCTGGCTGAAGGTAAAAGATGGTAGAATTAGTCAAATTACCTTCTGGACTGACGGCTGCGGCACCACCATTGCTGCCGGTAGTATGGTTACCGAACTGGCCAAGGGCAAGACTCTGCCTGAGGCTTTGCAAATAACACCTCGTGACGTGCTGGATGCTCTGGGAGGACTGCCTGAGGAAAGCGTGCATTGCGCTTTTCTGGCGGCAAACGCCCTGCATGAGGCTATCAAAGATTACCAGAAATCTCAAGTCAGAGATTCAGTCCAGGATTAG
- a CDS encoding spore coat protein CotJB, with product MDSRRLQLLHDIMALEFVAIELNLYLDTHPTEQEPLNDYNLVTERLNQLKAQYERMYGPLVSYGFSPSEYPWRWIEDPWPWEIQF from the coding sequence GTGGACTCGAGGCGGTTACAACTGTTGCACGATATTATGGCCCTGGAATTCGTGGCCATAGAGTTGAACCTTTACCTGGACACCCATCCCACGGAGCAGGAGCCTTTAAATGATTACAACCTGGTCACCGAACGCTTGAACCAGCTGAAGGCCCAGTACGAGCGCATGTACGGTCCGCTGGTATCTTATGGCTTTTCACCCAGCGAATATCCCTGGCGCTGGATTGAAGATCCCTGGCCCTGGGAAATTCAATTTTAA
- a CDS encoding manganese catalase family protein, protein MWIYEKKLEYPVKVYKADLRMAKYLMAQYGGPDSELSAAVRYLTQRYTMPTNKAKGLLTDIGTEELAHWEIVGTMIYRLMKGATPEQLRREDLGAYFAEHDRAVYPVDASGVPWTAAYIQATGDPVTDLHENMAAEQKARTTYEHLIRLTDDPGVKDTLRFLREREVVHFQRFGEALVDVQEELTRKKIF, encoded by the coding sequence ATGTGGATTTACGAAAAAAAGCTGGAATACCCGGTGAAGGTCTATAAGGCTGACCTGCGCATGGCCAAATATCTGATGGCCCAGTACGGCGGCCCCGACAGCGAGTTGTCGGCTGCCGTGAGGTATTTGACCCAGCGCTACACCATGCCTACAAATAAAGCCAAAGGCCTGCTCACGGACATTGGCACCGAAGAGCTGGCCCACTGGGAAATTGTGGGCACCATGATCTATCGCCTGATGAAGGGTGCCACCCCGGAGCAGTTGCGCCGGGAAGATCTGGGAGCTTATTTTGCCGAACACGACCGGGCGGTCTACCCGGTGGATGCCAGCGGGGTCCCCTGGACGGCCGCCTATATTCAGGCTACGGGAGACCCGGTTACCGACCTGCATGAAAACATGGCGGCAGAGCAAAAGGCCCGCACTACCTATGAGCATTTGATCCGCCTGACCGACGACCCCGGCGTCAAGGATACCCTGCGTTTCTTGCGGGAAAGGGAGGTGGTGCACTTCCAGCGTTTCGGCGAAGCGCTGGTTGACGTCCAGGAGGAGTTGACCCGGAAAAAGATTTTCTAA
- a CDS encoding DUF362 domain-containing protein, whose product MPAKVFFADMRAKHKENLLDKVEKLFERAGMRELFAPRDLVAFKVHFGERGNTGYVRPQFIRRLVEKVKELGGKPFLTDANTLYVGSRSNAVDHLQTAIENGFAYAVVGAPLIIADGLTGKDYINVPVNLKHFKEVKIGSALIHADALLVVSHFKCHELTGFGGALKNTGMGSGSRSGKQMMHSDVLPGVNPEKCEGCARCTRWCPAGAIAVSRETKKAAIDQEKCIGCGECTVTCPVEAIGINWKTEPEAIQEKIVEYAAGVLHNKKGKAGFINFVTNVSPECDCVSWTDAPVVRDIGILASLDPVALDQACADLVNGEKVLPGSRLEGREVQDVFRALWPQAVWERQLTYGEEIGLGTRQYELIKI is encoded by the coding sequence TTGCCGGCTAAAGTTTTTTTTGCCGACATGCGGGCCAAACATAAAGAAAATCTTCTGGATAAGGTGGAAAAGCTTTTCGAGCGGGCGGGAATGAGAGAGCTTTTTGCTCCCAGAGACCTGGTGGCCTTTAAAGTTCATTTTGGGGAGCGGGGCAATACGGGCTATGTGCGGCCCCAGTTTATTCGCCGCCTGGTGGAAAAGGTCAAAGAACTGGGTGGGAAACCCTTTCTTACCGATGCCAACACCCTTTACGTGGGCAGCCGTTCAAACGCGGTAGATCACCTGCAAACAGCCATTGAAAACGGTTTTGCTTATGCCGTGGTTGGCGCTCCCCTGATTATTGCCGATGGACTTACGGGGAAGGATTACATTAATGTGCCGGTCAACCTGAAGCACTTCAAGGAAGTAAAGATTGGCAGCGCCCTTATTCACGCCGATGCCCTGCTGGTGGTGAGCCATTTTAAATGTCATGAACTTACGGGCTTTGGCGGTGCCCTCAAGAACACCGGCATGGGATCGGGTTCCCGCAGCGGCAAGCAAATGATGCACTCCGACGTACTGCCCGGGGTGAACCCTGAAAAATGCGAGGGTTGCGCCCGTTGTACCCGCTGGTGCCCGGCGGGAGCTATTGCCGTGTCCAGGGAAACGAAAAAAGCGGCGATCGATCAGGAAAAATGTATTGGCTGCGGTGAGTGTACAGTCACCTGTCCGGTGGAAGCAATAGGCATTAACTGGAAAACGGAGCCGGAAGCGATCCAGGAAAAGATTGTGGAATACGCCGCCGGAGTGCTCCACAATAAGAAGGGCAAAGCCGGGTTCATCAACTTTGTGACCAATGTTTCTCCGGAATGCGACTGTGTCAGCTGGACAGACGCTCCCGTGGTGCGGGACATCGGCATCCTGGCTTCCCTGGACCCGGTAGCCCTGGATCAGGCCTGCGCCGACCTGGTCAACGGAGAGAAGGTTTTACCCGGCTCCCGGCTGGAGGGCCGGGAGGTGCAGGACGTATTCCGTGCCCTGTGGCCTCAGGCTGTGTGGGAGCGCCAGCTGACTTACGGGGAAGAAATTGGTCTGGGCACCCGGCAATATGAACTGATAAAAATTTAA
- a CDS encoding NifB/NifX family molybdenum-iron cluster-binding protein translates to MKIALPNDCGRVNQHFGRSEEFVIFEMSGQEIKSRETVSTVTLQHNHEGLAELFKNKGVEVLILGGVGPRAIQALQQYGLQVITGASGNVEEVARAFARGELVSRGSICDHGHGHGSHCHHGPGCH, encoded by the coding sequence ATGAAAATTGCCCTCCCCAACGACTGCGGCCGGGTTAACCAGCATTTCGGCAGGAGCGAAGAATTTGTTATTTTTGAGATGTCCGGCCAGGAAATTAAAAGCCGGGAAACAGTATCCACCGTCACCCTGCAACATAACCACGAAGGTCTGGCCGAACTGTTTAAAAACAAAGGGGTTGAGGTATTAATTCTGGGCGGCGTAGGCCCCCGTGCCATACAAGCGCTGCAGCAATACGGCCTGCAGGTGATCACCGGTGCCAGCGGTAACGTGGAAGAGGTGGCCCGGGCCTTTGCCCGGGGAGAACTGGTCAGCCGGGGGTCCATATGTGACCACGGCCACGGTCACGGTAGTCACTGTCATCACGGGCCGGGCTGCCATTAA
- a CDS encoding ATP-binding protein, which yields MRELVVLSGKGGTGKTTVCGNLAVLASSKVMADCDVDAANLYLLLDPVLKSSSPFYGLKKATINREKCLGCNLCLHLCRYDAIGPGFVVDPVLCEGCTVCYHACPCGAVEMIEHVAGHLFLSDTRYGPLVHARLGIAEDNSGKLVAAVRKEARRLAEEGTKELIITDGPPGIGCPAISCLSGADLVLVVAEPTFSGRHDLERVLELAKHFGCRAAVCINKWDLEPENTRALESLCNRYSVPVVGYLPYDESVMEAVKGGRPVIQECSGPMEEGILALWDELKALLELR from the coding sequence GTGCGCGAATTAGTGGTGCTCAGCGGGAAAGGAGGTACGGGTAAAACCACCGTCTGCGGGAACCTGGCCGTACTGGCTTCCAGTAAAGTGATGGCAGACTGTGATGTGGACGCGGCGAACTTGTATTTACTCCTGGACCCTGTGTTGAAATCGTCTTCTCCCTTTTACGGCTTGAAAAAAGCCACCATCAACCGGGAAAAGTGCCTGGGCTGTAATCTCTGCCTGCATTTGTGCCGGTATGATGCCATCGGCCCCGGATTTGTTGTGGATCCGGTTCTCTGTGAAGGATGTACCGTTTGTTATCACGCCTGTCCCTGCGGGGCAGTGGAAATGATAGAGCATGTAGCCGGGCATTTATTCCTGTCCGATACCCGTTACGGTCCCCTGGTACATGCGCGGCTGGGTATAGCCGAAGATAATTCGGGGAAACTGGTGGCGGCGGTGCGCAAAGAAGCCCGCCGCCTGGCAGAAGAAGGAACAAAAGAACTGATCATTACCGATGGTCCACCCGGTATAGGCTGTCCCGCCATTTCTTGCTTATCGGGAGCGGATCTGGTTCTGGTAGTAGCTGAACCCACTTTTTCCGGAAGACACGACCTGGAACGGGTTCTGGAGCTGGCAAAACATTTCGGATGCCGGGCGGCAGTTTGCATAAATAAATGGGACCTGGAGCCTGAAAACACCCGGGCGCTGGAATCACTCTGCAACCGGTATTCCGTTCCGGTGGTGGGGTACCTGCCCTACGACGAAAGTGTAATGGAGGCAGTTAAAGGCGGCCGGCCGGTCATCCAGGAATGTTCCGGCCCCATGGAAGAGGGAATACTGGCTTTGTGGGATGAACTTAAAGCCCTGTTGGAATTGAGGTGA
- a CDS encoding Mrp/NBP35 family ATP-binding protein, which produces MTQDKAKCSTCKDKNTGQCNPEKCAEPAVLPLNEASDIKRVVAVMSGKGGVGKSSVSALLAVALARRGHQVGILDADITGPSIPKLFGVIDRPEQFNKFILPARTITGIRMMSLNLLLPREDDPVIWRGPILSGAVKQFWTDVAWGKLDYLIVDMPPGTGDVPLTVMQSLPLDGLLVVSSPQDLSMMVVRKAIKMARLINVPILGLVENMSYLLCPHCGEKVYLFGSSHVGEAAQKNNLPLLAVLPIDPNLTELGDAGLIENYNGPSMQNIEPLVEVLEKTLNKKTIKEREGA; this is translated from the coding sequence ATGACCCAAGACAAGGCAAAGTGCAGTACCTGTAAAGATAAGAACACCGGGCAATGCAACCCGGAAAAGTGTGCGGAACCTGCCGTCCTGCCCCTCAATGAGGCCAGCGATATCAAACGAGTGGTTGCGGTTATGAGCGGCAAGGGCGGCGTGGGCAAATCTTCGGTCAGTGCTCTTCTGGCTGTTGCCCTTGCCCGCCGGGGTCACCAGGTGGGCATCCTGGACGCGGATATTACCGGCCCCAGCATTCCCAAGCTTTTCGGCGTAATCGACCGGCCGGAACAGTTCAATAAATTTATTTTACCGGCAAGAACAATAACGGGCATCCGGATGATGTCTTTAAACCTTTTACTGCCCCGGGAAGACGACCCGGTAATCTGGCGCGGCCCCATCCTGTCAGGTGCCGTTAAACAATTCTGGACTGATGTAGCCTGGGGTAAGCTGGATTACCTGATCGTGGACATGCCCCCGGGTACCGGGGATGTACCGCTTACGGTCATGCAATCCCTGCCGCTGGACGGATTGCTGGTTGTTTCTTCACCCCAGGACCTGTCCATGATGGTGGTAAGAAAGGCCATAAAAATGGCCCGGTTGATTAACGTACCTATTCTTGGCCTGGTGGAGAATATGAGCTACCTGCTCTGTCCCCATTGTGGCGAGAAAGTTTATCTTTTCGGTTCGAGCCACGTGGGAGAAGCAGCACAGAAAAACAACCTGCCGTTGCTGGCGGTTCTGCCGATTGATCCGAATTTAACGGAGCTGGGTGATGCCGGGCTCATTGAAAACTACAACGGTCCCTCCATGCAAAACATTGAGCCTTTGGTGGAAGTTCTGGAAAAAACATTAAACAAAAAAACAATAAAGGAGCGTGAAGGAGCATGA
- a CDS encoding DMT family transporter: MKEQWKGFFFVVLAAFLWGLSGNVAKYLFNRQINPLDVVQMRLFLSFVFLLLYLAFVRRSLILIERKHICYMVIFGTFGVTAVQSTYLLAISQTNVATAIFLQYLAPVLVLGYGLLRRQERLALPNGLALFFSVLGGFLMVKGSPGAGLAVSIPGLAAGLSSAAAFAFYTLYGKKGLATYSPWTLLLYGFAMGSVVFSFYRLPWVTLVQYSWKEWLFFVYIAVFASILPFGFYFKGLNYLSPVKTNLTSTLEPVIAGILAYLLLGEILTPWQALGCGLILTGVILIQLSGHRPVRETLNIDRAA; the protein is encoded by the coding sequence TTGAAAGAGCAGTGGAAGGGCTTTTTTTTCGTGGTTTTAGCCGCTTTTTTATGGGGGCTTTCCGGTAATGTGGCCAAATATTTGTTTAACCGGCAGATTAACCCCCTGGATGTGGTACAAATGCGGCTATTTCTTTCTTTTGTGTTTCTTTTGCTCTATCTGGCTTTTGTCCGCCGTTCCCTTATCCTTATTGAACGAAAACACATTTGCTACATGGTTATTTTCGGCACCTTTGGCGTTACTGCCGTGCAATCTACATATCTTCTGGCCATCAGCCAGACCAACGTGGCCACGGCCATTTTTTTGCAGTACCTGGCCCCGGTACTGGTTTTAGGTTACGGGCTCCTGCGCAGGCAGGAAAGATTGGCCCTGCCAAACGGTCTGGCCCTGTTTTTTTCCGTCCTGGGCGGTTTTCTCATGGTCAAGGGCAGTCCCGGCGCCGGGCTGGCTGTGAGCATACCGGGCCTTGCGGCAGGTCTTTCTTCTGCCGCCGCCTTCGCCTTTTATACCCTGTACGGCAAGAAAGGGCTGGCTACCTATTCTCCCTGGACGCTGCTGTTATACGGTTTTGCCATGGGAAGCGTGGTTTTTAGCTTTTACCGCTTACCATGGGTTACTCTGGTGCAATACTCCTGGAAGGAATGGCTTTTTTTTGTCTACATTGCCGTATTTGCCTCCATCCTGCCCTTTGGCTTTTACTTTAAAGGGCTAAATTATTTGAGCCCGGTCAAAACAAACCTGACCAGCACCCTGGAACCGGTGATAGCTGGCATACTGGCCTACCTGTTGCTCGGCGAGATATTGACTCCCTGGCAGGCCCTGGGCTGCGGCTTGATTTTAACCGGTGTGATCTTAATTCAACTCTCCGGGCACAGGCCGGTTAGAGAGACCTTAAACATAGATAGGGCTGCCTAG
- a CDS encoding phosphopentomutase, with translation MAATISRLTLIVLDSVGIGELPDAAQYGDAGSNTLANTARAVGGLNIPHLGRLGLGNILPIEGVPPVDRPLAAYGRMAEASAGKDTTTGHWEIAGLLLERPFPVYPHGFPPEIIKPFEERIGRPVLGNKAASGTAIIEELGPEHMRTGYPIVYTSADSVFQIAAHEEIIPVEELYRMCRIARELLTGDHAVGRVIARPFVGRPGSFKRTDRRRDFSLPPPAPTILDLLLENGFPVLAVGKIEDIFAGKGITEAVHTEGNMDGVDQTLACMRRLERGLIFTNLVDFDMLYGHRNNPRGYADALEAFDRRLPEILHATRPDEVLIITADHGCDPTTSSTDHSREYVPLLVYGQKVKPGVNLGTRSTFSDVAATVAELFGLSYPRGTSFAREVIVR, from the coding sequence TTGGCCGCAACCATCAGCCGTCTTACCCTTATTGTTCTTGACAGCGTAGGTATCGGGGAACTTCCCGACGCCGCCCAATACGGGGATGCGGGCAGCAATACCCTGGCCAATACTGCCCGGGCCGTGGGAGGACTCAATATACCCCACCTGGGCCGGCTGGGCCTGGGAAATATCCTTCCCATTGAGGGGGTTCCCCCGGTGGACCGGCCCCTGGCCGCTTACGGACGGATGGCTGAGGCTTCCGCCGGCAAGGATACCACCACCGGCCACTGGGAAATTGCCGGTTTGTTGCTGGAACGGCCCTTCCCGGTCTACCCCCATGGCTTTCCCCCGGAAATAATCAAGCCTTTTGAGGAGCGCATCGGGCGGCCCGTTCTGGGCAACAAGGCGGCTTCCGGTACGGCCATTATTGAGGAACTGGGGCCGGAACACATGAGGACCGGGTATCCCATTGTTTATACCTCGGCCGACAGCGTGTTCCAAATTGCCGCCCATGAAGAGATTATCCCCGTGGAGGAATTATACCGGATGTGCCGTATTGCCAGGGAGTTGCTAACCGGCGACCACGCCGTAGGGCGGGTTATTGCCCGGCCCTTTGTGGGGAGGCCCGGTTCTTTTAAACGTACGGACAGGCGGCGGGATTTCTCCCTTCCTCCCCCCGCTCCCACTATTTTAGATTTGCTTTTAGAGAACGGATTTCCTGTCCTGGCCGTGGGCAAAATTGAGGATATTTTTGCCGGGAAAGGTATCACCGAAGCCGTACATACGGAAGGTAATATGGACGGGGTGGACCAGACACTTGCATGCATGCGACGCCTGGAGCGGGGGTTGATTTTTACCAACCTGGTAGACTTCGATATGCTTTACGGTCACCGTAATAATCCCCGGGGGTATGCGGATGCCCTGGAGGCTTTTGACCGGCGCCTGCCGGAAATTCTGCATGCCACCAGACCTGATGAGGTGCTGATTATTACCGCCGATCACGGGTGTGACCCCACCACCAGCAGTACGGACCACAGCCGGGAGTACGTGCCTCTTCTGGTTTACGGCCAGAAGGTAAAACCGGGGGTAAATCTGGGGACCCGCAGCACTTTCAGTGACGTGGCCGCTACCGTGGCCGAGCTTTTCGGACTTTCCTATCCGCGGGGAACCAGTTTCGCCCGGGAAGTAATTGTCCGGTAA